One window of the Candoia aspera isolate rCanAsp1 chromosome 16, rCanAsp1.hap2, whole genome shotgun sequence genome contains the following:
- the LOC134506037 gene encoding uncharacterized protein LOC134506037 isoform X1 yields the protein MGRAESPWKVVWGPLALLCISSGLGLCPPRWIPYRDELCLYLRAAPALSWKEARIFCQGQKADLVVIKDYSKQMFLRDLTEGARGHTSYFWIGLAWQEAQLTWVDGTPISQSWYSYWLQGHPRKDLCVQLVGIYAGQWRDWDCDASTSFICEMPIKDAFSSTMRKAHFRSHCYAFHFPSFREQRSWREAQSFCQELGGNLAIVHDEEENDFLSNAFPEDGWHMWIGLRLGALWKWSDSSPPTYLRWHSAPSTGRDQCAVLSLQPLDVEQHGTWKTRPCSVRPAAEVTGFICQLQYDFCDPPESVRFPLLGGMDIYATADVTFSLSDHATCSLALTCFHPNGTLFWIIFEYNATHMHGSIFTEQGRFLVRRNYPHAPFSPGLNTWSFVTYPDGFACFFNHQEHFRLSDSQDVFLANVSSLQISGVTVANASLEYRLSSDLHFPYGSSLQLVNAIHRYLGNFTIGLWIRSTFLDSPRMCVVSYSLAWRQQAEFALFLLSPSGLEFHIKGAVLFRGTRVSLLDGSWHHVAVSVSSSLGIPPFEVFVDGETWEPDVSESSSFLWKGLSLGGQLSVGQLQVGPRGTSFYVGDLNEMNLWDQALSEFSVKQLAALRTRWKFPGNVVSWNQLVTKKPPSVQISPPSEEPARAFVWFGLLRLRGKALVLCTDSERPVLHTGPLSGQCTTRAFWGLQLNGRLRNVADPPACLLVAPDGFSALSSSDCSPDPGSTFRLLPDLRLQNLHSGLCLFQDVMHSKLNLGKCTPQALYFFLDWDVHCPHSRGWRSWKDKCLFFVLDAALEWSRAQRFCQRFHGGSLLSLNSPQDLIWLQGELPGSIWTGLHGNGRDLWSWADGSQFNQALRRFMFSPGPSSMAVCMLALTSGFLKAEPCHRPHRWVCQAPRQSDLYMTFPGKSFDGTKSADLSFPSLQAAKQQCSALGKGCNVVVSTVAGHHLMVGRRFVTLEDPGGAAAAAVHVKTRCSPGYSGQDCQSMCLRCEPSLSCNPLTGLCDGFLYYREASGVVASLKCLPLDVWIFERGSCWSYERYSSQVEANAVCQRYLGSMVRKVQPPSKIPADLSADGRRGFQQPSGSLWACQRDEDVELPSFREKLLISPQNTTPGQRHASLQEAEDACYLQKERCTGLLSLKGATYTVAGTVLVDSPGSGALLFVKAACSPGFCGRRCQRRCSPCLGTRTYNPLTGQCDGLLSCMDRFSPSCLHGLVHSRCPRDPGWWFWGGHCYYVEERSSKSWQEAKAACQAYGENVDLLVLSSPKEKAWVAAMVQRGSWTGLSGADEGGAWRWGGGQADSPSPPWLPDVPLVTGGCLEIRHTGDQDLAASPCSHLKPWVCEGIWAPRSSCPTEPGWSHWNGSCYFWDPSSAATWPKAREACRRFRKTELLFLASLWEMDWVRSRFQGSFWTGLNDREEESVFRWTAREPLSKPVAQYLRDDTANGGLKDCVWFDSATGLLSDASCVEERPFLCKCHEATEWFDQWTGHSVAGEPSLLYPSAETLEEAKRECLLERPVCVAVLETRSGFYLLSSKDDVISRADSVLHVWTICAEGFSGLACRRTLAHSPQPACDCSGKFETTAEKVCGVPVQTCVEDCQQMTTWNNCSFCVPACTEASMSFLDPEEFALVTMIQFKMSHSLNLTTEDERDRAASSKIIYDTKYP from the exons CAGAATCTTCTGTCAGGGCCAAAAAGCAGATTTAGTGGTCATCAAGGATTACAGCAAGCAA ATGTTCCTGAGGGACCTTACAGAAGGTGCCAGGGGTCACACGTCGTACTTTTGGATCGGGCTGGCATGGCAAGAGGCTCAGCTCACCTGGGTGGATGGCACCCCGATATCACAGAGTTGGTATAG CTACTGGCTCCAGGGCCACCCCAGGAAGGACCTCTGTGTGCAGCTTGTGGGCATCTACGCTGGGCAGTGGAGAGACTGGGACTGTGACGCCAGCACCTCATTTATCTGTGAGATGCCTATAAAAG ATGCCTTTTCCAGCACCATGAGAAAAGCGCATTTCCGCTCTCACTGCTATGCCTTCCATTTCCCATCCTTCCGGGAACAAAGGTCGTGGAGAGAGGCCCAGTCTTTCTGCCAGGAACTTGGGGGTAACTTAGCAATTGTCCACGATGAAGAGGAGAATGATTTTCTCTCAA ATGCCTTTCCTGAGGATGGCTGGCACATGTGGATTGGCCTGCGCTTGGGAGCCCTGTGGAAGTGGAGTGATTCCTCCCCCCCTACCTACCTCCGATGGCACTCAG CCCCGTCGACAGGGCGGGACCAGTGTGCAGTGCTTAGTCTTCAGCCCCTGGATGTCGAGCAACACGGGACATGGAAGACCAGACCTTGCAGTGTGCGTCCTGCAGCCGAGGTCACTGGTTTCATCTGCCAGCTCCAATATG ATTTCTGTGACCCTCCGGAGTCTGTGCGGTTTCCCCTCCTGGGTGGGATGGATATTTATGCCACAGCTGATGTCACGTTCTCTTTGTCTGACCATGCCACCTGCTCCCTGGCTTTGACCTGCTTTCATCCTAATGGCACCCTTTTCTGGATCATCTTTGAGTACAATGCCACCCACATGCATGGCAGCATCTTTACTGAGCAGGGCAGATTTTTGGTGCGCAGGAATTACCCTCATGCACCCTTTTCCCCCGGACTCAACACGTGGAGCTTCGTCACCTACCCCGATGGCTTTGCATGCTTCTTCAACCACCAGGAGCACTTCCGGCTGTCTGACAGCCAAGATGTCTTCCTTGCAAATGTCAGCTCCTTGCAGATAAGCGGAGTGACCGTAGCCAATGCTTCCCTAG AGTATCGGCTCTCCTCTGACTTGCACTTCCCCTACGGGAGCAGCCTGCAGCTGGTGAATGCCATCCACCGCTACCTGGGCAATTTCACCATCGGGCTGTGGATTCGAAGCACCTTCCTGGACTCGCCTCGGATGTGTGTGGTCAGCTACTCCTTGGCGTGGCGGCAGCAGGCAGAGTTTGccctcttccttctctccccttctGGACTGGAATTCCACATCAAGGG GGCTGTGCTGTTCAGGGGCACCCGGGTCTCCCTTCTGGATGGATCTTGGCACCACGTGGCTGTTTCTGTCTCCAGCTCTCTGGGCATCCCTCCCTTCGAGGTCTTTGTGGATGGCGAGACCTGGGAGCCAGATGTTTCTGAGAGCAGCAGCTTCCTGTGGAAGGGGCTGTCCCTGGGAGGACAGCTGAGCGTGGGGCAGCTGCAGGTGGGCCCCAGAG GGACCAGCTTCTATGTAGGTGATCTGAATGAGATGAATCTGTGGGACCAGGCCCTTTCTGAGTTTTCAGTGAAACAACTGGCAGCCTTGAGGACCAGGTGGAAGTTCCCCGGGAACGTGGTGAGCTGGAACCAGCTGGTTACGAAGAAGCCTCCAAGCGTGCAGATCAGCCCTCCCAGCGAAGAGCCAG CACGTGCTTTTGTGTGGTTTGGCCTCCTCCGACTCAGAGGGAAGGCTTTGGTTCTCTGCACAGACTCAGAGCGGCCCGTCCTCCACACCGGGCCCCTGTCCGGCCAGTGCACCACACGTGCCTTCTGGGGACTGCAGCTGAACGGTCGACTCCGCAACGTCGCAGACCCTCCTGCCTGTCTTCTG GTTGCCCCTGATGGCTTCTCTGCACTGAGCAGCTCGGACTGTTCCCCTGATCCTGGGAGCACCTTCCGCCTCCTGCCGGACCTGCGTCTGCAGAATCTGCACTCGGGGCTCTGCTTGTTTCAAGACGTCATGCATTCCAAGCTGAATCTGGGGAAATGCACTCCACAAGCTTTGTACTTTTTTCTGGATTGGG ATGTGCACTGCCCCCACTCCAGGGGCTGGAGGTCTTGGAAGGACAAATGCCTCTTCTTCGTGTTGGATGCTGCTCTGGAGTGGAGCCGGGCTCAGAGGTTCTGCCAGAGGTTCCATGGGGGGAGCCTGCTCTCGCTGAACAGCCCACAGGACCTC ATCTGGCTGCAGGGGGAGTTGCCGGGGAGCATCTGGACTGGTCTGCATGGCAATGGGAGAGATCTGTGGAGCTGGGCTGATGGGTCGCAATTCAACCAAGCCTTGCGCCG CTTCATGTTCTCCCCGGGGCCTTCCAGCATGGCGGTCTGCATGCTTGCCCTGACCTCTGGCTTCCTGAAGGCTGAGCCATGCCACAGGCCTCACCGGTGGGTCTGCCAGGCCCCACGCCAAAGTG ATTTATACATGACATTCCCAGGGAAGTCCTTTGATGGCACCAAGTCTGCAGATCTGAGCTTTCCTTCGCTGCAGGCTGCTAAGCAGCAGTGCAGTGCACTGGGCAAGGGCTGCAATGTCGTGGTCAGCACTGTGGCAGGCCATCACCTTATGGTGGGGAGGCGCTTTGTCACCCTGGAGGATCCTGGAGGGGCGGCTGCGGCGGCTGTGCATGTCAAAACAAGATGCTCCCCTGGCTACTCTGGGCAGGACTGCCAATCGATGTGTCTTCGGTGTGAGCCCAGCTTGAGCTGCAACCCGCTGACGGGCCTCTGCGATGGCTTTCTCTATTACCGAGAGGCTTCAG GTGTCGTTGCCTCCCTGAAGTGCCTCCCGCTCGATGTTTGGATTTTTGAGCGAGGAAGTTGCTGGTCTTACGAGCGCTACAGTAGCCAGGTTGAAGCCAATGCCGTTTGCCAGAGGTATCTGGGCAGCATGGTGCGGAAGGTTCAACCCCCAAGCAAG atCCCAGCTGATCTTTCTGCAGATGGAAGGAGAGGTTTTCAACAGCCAAGTGGTTCGCTTTGGGCTTGTCAGCGAGACGAAG ATGTGGAGCTGCCTTCATTTAGGGAGAAGTTGCTGATTTCCCCCCAGAATACCACTCCCGGGCAGAGGCACGCATCGCTGCAGGAAGCCGAGGATGCCTGCTACCTGCAGAAGGAGCGCTGCACGGGGCTGCTGAGCCTGAAAGGAGCAACTTACACAGTGGCCGGGACAGTGCTGGTGGACAGCCCTGGCTCGGGGGCTCTCCTCTTCGTGAAGGCAG CTTGTTCCCCAGGGTTCTGCGGAAGGCGCTGCCAGAGGCGCTGCTCTCCTTGCCTGGGCACACGCACGTACAACCCGCTGACGGGCCAGTGTGACGGCCTCCTGAGCTGCATGGATCGCTTCAGCCCTTCGTGTCTTCATG GCCTGGTGCATTCCAGATGTCCAAGGGATCCTGGCTGGTGGTTCTGGGGCGGCCACTGCTATTACGTGGAGGAACGGAGCAGCAAGAGCTGGCAAGAGGCAAAAGCTGCCTGCCAGGCTTATGGTGAAAACGTGGACCTCCTGGTTCTGAGTAGTCCCAAGGAAAAG GCCTGGGTGGCAGCCATGGTGCAGAGGGGCAGCTGGACAGGGCTGAGTGGTGCAGATGAAGGTGGAGCATGGAGATGGGGAGGAGGCCAAGCAGACAGTCCCTCTCCACCTTG GCTCCCTGATGTGCCGCTTGTGACCGGAGGCTGCTTGGAGATTCGTCACACGGGAGACCAGGATTTGGCAGCCTCCCCATGCTCCCACCTCAAGCCCTGGGTGTGCGAAGGGATCTGGG CACCTCGGAGTTCCTGTCCAACGGAGCCTGGCTGGAGTCACTGGAACGGCAGCTGCTACTTCTGGGACCCTTCCTCTGCTGCCACGTGGCCAAAGGCCCGAGAGGCTTGCCGGCGGTTCCGAAAGACAGAGCTGCTGTTCCTGGCCTCACTTTGGGAGATG GACTGGGTCCGCTCACGCTTCCAAGGCTCGTTCTGGACAGGCTTGAATGATCGGGAGGAGGAGTCGGTCTTCCGCTGGACAGCCCGGGAGCCCCTCAGCAAGCCGGTAGCACA ATACTTGCGAGATGACACAGCAAACGGGGGGCTGAAGGACTGTGTGTGGTTTGACTCGGCAACCGGACTTCTGAGCGATGCCAGCTGTGTGGAGGAGAGGCCTTTCCTGTGCAAATGCCACGAAG ccACAGAGTGGTTTGATCAATGGACTGGCCACAGCGTGGCTGGAGAGCCATCCCTGCTGTACCCCTCCGCTGAGACCTTGGAGGAAGCCAAGCGGGAGTGCCTGCTGGAGCGTCCGGTGTGTGTGGCTGTCCTCGAGACAAGGTCAGGCTTCTATTTGCTCAGCAGCAAGGATGATGTCATCTCCAGGGCAGACTCAGTGCTTCATGTCTGGACCA TTTGTGCGGAAGGGTTCAGCGGCCTGGCCTGCCGCAGGACCTTGGCACACTCACCCCAGCCAGCCTGTGATTGCAGTGGCAAATTTGAGACAACGGCAGAGAAAG TTTGTGGTGTCCCAGTGCAGACATGTGTGGAAGACTGCCAGCAGATGACTACTTGGAATAATTGCTCATTTTGCGTCCCCGCCTGCACTG
- the LOC134506037 gene encoding uncharacterized protein LOC134506037 isoform X5, translating into MGRAESPWKVVWGPLALLCISSGLGLCPPRWIPYRDELCLYLRAAPALSWKEARIFCQGQKADLVVIKDYSKQMFLRDLTEGARGHTSYFWIGLAWQEAQLTWVDGTPISQSWYSYWLQGHPRKDLCVQLVGIYAGQWRDWDCDASTSFICEMPIKDAFSSTMRKAHFRSHCYAFHFPSFREQRSWREAQSFCQELGGNLAIVHDEEENDFLSNAFPEDGWHMWIGLRLGALWKWSDSSPPTYLRWHSAPSTGRDQCAVLSLQPLDVEQHGTWKTRPCSVRPAAEVTGFICQLQYDFCDPPESVRFPLLGGMDIYATADVTFSLSDHATCSLALTCFHPNGTLFWIIFEYNATHMHGSIFTEQGRFLVRRNYPHAPFSPGLNTWSFVTYPDGFACFFNHQEHFRLSDSQDVFLANVSSLQISGVTVANASLEYRLSSDLHFPYGSSLQLVNAIHRYLGNFTIGLWIRSTFLDSPRMCVVSYSLAWRQQAEFALFLLSPSGLEFHIKGAVLFRGTRVSLLDGSWHHVAVSVSSSLGIPPFEVFVDGETWEPDVSESSSFLWKGLSLGGQLSVGQLQVGPRGTSFYVGDLNEMNLWDQALSEFSVKQLAALRTRWKFPGNVVSWNQLVTKKPPSVQISPPSEEPARAFVWFGLLRLRGKALVLCTDSERPVLHTGPLSGQCTTRAFWGLQLNGRLRNVADPPACLLVAPDGFSALSSSDCSPDPGSTFRLLPDLRLQNLHSGLCLFQDVMHSKLNLGKCTPQALYFFLDWDVHCPHSRGWRSWKDKCLFFVLDAALEWSRAQRFCQRFHGGSLLSLNSPQDLIWLQGELPGSIWTGLHGNGRDLWSWADGSQFNQALRRFMFSPGPSSMAVCMLALTSGFLKAEPCHRPHRWVCQAPRQSDLYMTFPGKSFDGTKSADLSFPSLQAAKQQCSALGKGCNVVVSTVAGHHLMVGRRFVTLEDPGGAAAAAVHVKTRCSPGYSGQDCQSMCLRCEPSLSCNPLTGLCDGFLYYREASGVVASLKCLPLDVWIFERGSCWSYERYSSQVEANAVCQRYLGSMVRKVQPPSKIPADLSADGRRGFQQPSGSLWACQRDEDVELPSFREKLLISPQNTTPGQRHASLQEAEDACYLQKERCTGLLSLKGATYTVAGTVLVDSPGSGALLFVKAACSPGFCGRRCQRRCSPCLGTRTYNPLTGQCDGLLSCMDRFSPSCLHGLVHSRCPRDPGWWFWGGHCYYVEERSSKSWQEAKAACQAYGENVDLLVLSSPKEKAWVAAMVQRGSWTGLSGADEGGAWRWGGGQADSPSPPWLPDVPLVTGGCLEIRHTGDQDLAASPCSHLKPWVCEGIWAPRSSCPTEPGWSHWNGSCYFWDPSSAATWPKAREACRRFRKTELLFLASLWEMA; encoded by the exons CAGAATCTTCTGTCAGGGCCAAAAAGCAGATTTAGTGGTCATCAAGGATTACAGCAAGCAA ATGTTCCTGAGGGACCTTACAGAAGGTGCCAGGGGTCACACGTCGTACTTTTGGATCGGGCTGGCATGGCAAGAGGCTCAGCTCACCTGGGTGGATGGCACCCCGATATCACAGAGTTGGTATAG CTACTGGCTCCAGGGCCACCCCAGGAAGGACCTCTGTGTGCAGCTTGTGGGCATCTACGCTGGGCAGTGGAGAGACTGGGACTGTGACGCCAGCACCTCATTTATCTGTGAGATGCCTATAAAAG ATGCCTTTTCCAGCACCATGAGAAAAGCGCATTTCCGCTCTCACTGCTATGCCTTCCATTTCCCATCCTTCCGGGAACAAAGGTCGTGGAGAGAGGCCCAGTCTTTCTGCCAGGAACTTGGGGGTAACTTAGCAATTGTCCACGATGAAGAGGAGAATGATTTTCTCTCAA ATGCCTTTCCTGAGGATGGCTGGCACATGTGGATTGGCCTGCGCTTGGGAGCCCTGTGGAAGTGGAGTGATTCCTCCCCCCCTACCTACCTCCGATGGCACTCAG CCCCGTCGACAGGGCGGGACCAGTGTGCAGTGCTTAGTCTTCAGCCCCTGGATGTCGAGCAACACGGGACATGGAAGACCAGACCTTGCAGTGTGCGTCCTGCAGCCGAGGTCACTGGTTTCATCTGCCAGCTCCAATATG ATTTCTGTGACCCTCCGGAGTCTGTGCGGTTTCCCCTCCTGGGTGGGATGGATATTTATGCCACAGCTGATGTCACGTTCTCTTTGTCTGACCATGCCACCTGCTCCCTGGCTTTGACCTGCTTTCATCCTAATGGCACCCTTTTCTGGATCATCTTTGAGTACAATGCCACCCACATGCATGGCAGCATCTTTACTGAGCAGGGCAGATTTTTGGTGCGCAGGAATTACCCTCATGCACCCTTTTCCCCCGGACTCAACACGTGGAGCTTCGTCACCTACCCCGATGGCTTTGCATGCTTCTTCAACCACCAGGAGCACTTCCGGCTGTCTGACAGCCAAGATGTCTTCCTTGCAAATGTCAGCTCCTTGCAGATAAGCGGAGTGACCGTAGCCAATGCTTCCCTAG AGTATCGGCTCTCCTCTGACTTGCACTTCCCCTACGGGAGCAGCCTGCAGCTGGTGAATGCCATCCACCGCTACCTGGGCAATTTCACCATCGGGCTGTGGATTCGAAGCACCTTCCTGGACTCGCCTCGGATGTGTGTGGTCAGCTACTCCTTGGCGTGGCGGCAGCAGGCAGAGTTTGccctcttccttctctccccttctGGACTGGAATTCCACATCAAGGG GGCTGTGCTGTTCAGGGGCACCCGGGTCTCCCTTCTGGATGGATCTTGGCACCACGTGGCTGTTTCTGTCTCCAGCTCTCTGGGCATCCCTCCCTTCGAGGTCTTTGTGGATGGCGAGACCTGGGAGCCAGATGTTTCTGAGAGCAGCAGCTTCCTGTGGAAGGGGCTGTCCCTGGGAGGACAGCTGAGCGTGGGGCAGCTGCAGGTGGGCCCCAGAG GGACCAGCTTCTATGTAGGTGATCTGAATGAGATGAATCTGTGGGACCAGGCCCTTTCTGAGTTTTCAGTGAAACAACTGGCAGCCTTGAGGACCAGGTGGAAGTTCCCCGGGAACGTGGTGAGCTGGAACCAGCTGGTTACGAAGAAGCCTCCAAGCGTGCAGATCAGCCCTCCCAGCGAAGAGCCAG CACGTGCTTTTGTGTGGTTTGGCCTCCTCCGACTCAGAGGGAAGGCTTTGGTTCTCTGCACAGACTCAGAGCGGCCCGTCCTCCACACCGGGCCCCTGTCCGGCCAGTGCACCACACGTGCCTTCTGGGGACTGCAGCTGAACGGTCGACTCCGCAACGTCGCAGACCCTCCTGCCTGTCTTCTG GTTGCCCCTGATGGCTTCTCTGCACTGAGCAGCTCGGACTGTTCCCCTGATCCTGGGAGCACCTTCCGCCTCCTGCCGGACCTGCGTCTGCAGAATCTGCACTCGGGGCTCTGCTTGTTTCAAGACGTCATGCATTCCAAGCTGAATCTGGGGAAATGCACTCCACAAGCTTTGTACTTTTTTCTGGATTGGG ATGTGCACTGCCCCCACTCCAGGGGCTGGAGGTCTTGGAAGGACAAATGCCTCTTCTTCGTGTTGGATGCTGCTCTGGAGTGGAGCCGGGCTCAGAGGTTCTGCCAGAGGTTCCATGGGGGGAGCCTGCTCTCGCTGAACAGCCCACAGGACCTC ATCTGGCTGCAGGGGGAGTTGCCGGGGAGCATCTGGACTGGTCTGCATGGCAATGGGAGAGATCTGTGGAGCTGGGCTGATGGGTCGCAATTCAACCAAGCCTTGCGCCG CTTCATGTTCTCCCCGGGGCCTTCCAGCATGGCGGTCTGCATGCTTGCCCTGACCTCTGGCTTCCTGAAGGCTGAGCCATGCCACAGGCCTCACCGGTGGGTCTGCCAGGCCCCACGCCAAAGTG ATTTATACATGACATTCCCAGGGAAGTCCTTTGATGGCACCAAGTCTGCAGATCTGAGCTTTCCTTCGCTGCAGGCTGCTAAGCAGCAGTGCAGTGCACTGGGCAAGGGCTGCAATGTCGTGGTCAGCACTGTGGCAGGCCATCACCTTATGGTGGGGAGGCGCTTTGTCACCCTGGAGGATCCTGGAGGGGCGGCTGCGGCGGCTGTGCATGTCAAAACAAGATGCTCCCCTGGCTACTCTGGGCAGGACTGCCAATCGATGTGTCTTCGGTGTGAGCCCAGCTTGAGCTGCAACCCGCTGACGGGCCTCTGCGATGGCTTTCTCTATTACCGAGAGGCTTCAG GTGTCGTTGCCTCCCTGAAGTGCCTCCCGCTCGATGTTTGGATTTTTGAGCGAGGAAGTTGCTGGTCTTACGAGCGCTACAGTAGCCAGGTTGAAGCCAATGCCGTTTGCCAGAGGTATCTGGGCAGCATGGTGCGGAAGGTTCAACCCCCAAGCAAG atCCCAGCTGATCTTTCTGCAGATGGAAGGAGAGGTTTTCAACAGCCAAGTGGTTCGCTTTGGGCTTGTCAGCGAGACGAAG ATGTGGAGCTGCCTTCATTTAGGGAGAAGTTGCTGATTTCCCCCCAGAATACCACTCCCGGGCAGAGGCACGCATCGCTGCAGGAAGCCGAGGATGCCTGCTACCTGCAGAAGGAGCGCTGCACGGGGCTGCTGAGCCTGAAAGGAGCAACTTACACAGTGGCCGGGACAGTGCTGGTGGACAGCCCTGGCTCGGGGGCTCTCCTCTTCGTGAAGGCAG CTTGTTCCCCAGGGTTCTGCGGAAGGCGCTGCCAGAGGCGCTGCTCTCCTTGCCTGGGCACACGCACGTACAACCCGCTGACGGGCCAGTGTGACGGCCTCCTGAGCTGCATGGATCGCTTCAGCCCTTCGTGTCTTCATG GCCTGGTGCATTCCAGATGTCCAAGGGATCCTGGCTGGTGGTTCTGGGGCGGCCACTGCTATTACGTGGAGGAACGGAGCAGCAAGAGCTGGCAAGAGGCAAAAGCTGCCTGCCAGGCTTATGGTGAAAACGTGGACCTCCTGGTTCTGAGTAGTCCCAAGGAAAAG GCCTGGGTGGCAGCCATGGTGCAGAGGGGCAGCTGGACAGGGCTGAGTGGTGCAGATGAAGGTGGAGCATGGAGATGGGGAGGAGGCCAAGCAGACAGTCCCTCTCCACCTTG GCTCCCTGATGTGCCGCTTGTGACCGGAGGCTGCTTGGAGATTCGTCACACGGGAGACCAGGATTTGGCAGCCTCCCCATGCTCCCACCTCAAGCCCTGGGTGTGCGAAGGGATCTGGG CACCTCGGAGTTCCTGTCCAACGGAGCCTGGCTGGAGTCACTGGAACGGCAGCTGCTACTTCTGGGACCCTTCCTCTGCTGCCACGTGGCCAAAGGCCCGAGAGGCTTGCCGGCGGTTCCGAAAGACAGAGCTGCTGTTCCTGGCCTCACTTTGGGAGATG GCTTGA